The stretch of DNA ATTGCCGCGATGTCAGGATTTCTAGGTTCAAAACCCTTACCTTGGTGGATTCGCCCCGGCCTTAAATACCGCGGTTTATGGCTGAAGATGGATCCGGGTTCACAAGCGACTTCCGAACGCTTCATCAATATGCAAAATGATGTGAACCTGACTTTCTTTTTTGATAAAAAACAGAAATACACTGTGGTCACCACACCCGCCTACACCGGTGTCGAAGCCTACTATGGAAAAACCAATACGTGGTTCATGAAGGAGTACTACCTTCGTTACAAACAGAGCAACAATCTGTGGTGGTACGTCGGCCAAATGGACAAAGCCTATGGGCTTCGCAATGTCGATCACACGGCCGTCAATCGTCGTGCGATCACTTTAGGTCAGTTCGATCAATCCCAAGGTGTGATTGCGCACTTCACTTATCCCAAATGGGACGTGGCTGCGAATGTTTTTTTCGGCAACGGAGCGCAAGACGAAGCTGAAAAACAAAAGGGCTTTTCTGTCACCGGCGAGTATCAGGTTTATGAAAAGTTCAAAGTGGGAGGTTCGTTTTTAAGTTCTGAAAGCGAACAAAACAAATGGAATCTTTTGGCGTTCACGACACGTCAGGGACTTTCAAAAGCTTCCGCGATTATGGCCGAAGCCGGCTTTAAGGAGCGCACCAATAAATCTGCAGGCAGCGACGCAACCTTGGGAACCTATGCCCTGGTGGAGACGCTGGTGAATGTTCGCCGTGGATATAATATTTTGTCGGTCATTGAACACAGCAAGGACGACATTAAAAATTCTTCGCCCGAAGTGATGAAATGGAGTGTGGGTGCTTTGTTATTCCCTCTGCCGCGACTCGAACTGCGAGCGATGGCCACAAATGCAAAAGTCTATGCAGACCAAACGGGTTCAGAAGATGCCTGGGCACTTCAGGGCCAGGTTCACGTTTCTTATTAGGAGAAGTTATGAAAAAGTCGATCTTGTTTTTATTCGTCAGCTTCTTACTTTCGACCTCTTACGCGCAAGATGTGGCCCTTGGAAATGAAGCGCCTTTGCTGTCAGACGACGTCATGGAAAACGCCCCTTCCCAAGAAGGCTGGGGATTAAATATTTCTGCCCTTCAATGGAATGAGAAATTAAAAGTCCAGCAAGGTGCCAGTGGTATTTCAGATACCGCTAATTACAACGGCGTGGTTCTGACCCTTCAAAAAGAAGTGACTTATGGTCATTGGGGATGGAGTTTTGGCGCCTTCTTCGGAACGGGTCGCGCTAACGGTGGCGGTGATAACTCTTTGAGCTATTCGGAAGGCAAAGTGACTTTCACGGTACTGGGTGTTTCACCGCGCGCCTTTTACCAATTTTCCGGAAGAATCAACGCCGGTGTTTCTGCTTTGGCTTTCGTGAAGAATGCCGACTGGCCCACGGCATCGGGACAAACTGTCGACTCGGGTCAAAATAACAACCTCATGCCGATGGTGGATCTGAATATTCGCCTGTTCCAACATTGGGATTTGTACCAGGGATTAGGGCCTCTTTCTGAAGAAGGCACTCTTTGGAAAATCGGAGCCACTTACCGCTTTTAAAAATGAATAAAGGCGCTGCCCACTGCGCCTTTACTCTCTCGATCCTCTGCAAGCTATTTTACTGGAATAGCCACGTTAAGAGTGACCTCGTCTTCGACTCCCACGCCCATGTAACTGATGTCCGTGATCCCGAAATCAGACAAGGTCAGCTTGAAGTTGGCCTGCAAAGTTTTGCCTTCCACCTTGTAAGTGCCTTCAATATCTTTCTCGACACCCTTGATTTTAATTTTCCCTTTTCCCTTGCCGGCCTTGCCGGTTGCGGAAACTAAAACCGCCTCAGGAAAAGCACTGGTATCGAGATGCTTCTGGGTATGTTTATCACGAAGTTCGACGCCGGTTTTTAATGTGCGAAGATCGACAACAATGTTTTCCGCCGACACTTCGTCCCCTTTGATCAGGGCTTGGCCTGTGACCGCGCCGGTCTTCGCCTTAAAATCTCCCATTGGATTTAAAATAACATCGACTGTGACACTTTGAGCGAAAGCTCCCGCCGACAAAGCTGTAGTAATGAATAAAGCAGCGAAAAACTTCATAAGATCAATCCCCCGTTAATTCCGTCATTGGTCTAGAGAGCTTAAATTATTTAAAGCCCAGAATCCAGCGGCCTGAACTTTGGTCACCGAAGCACCCCTTTGATCAGGTCGAGTGGCTTTAGTTTCATTTTGATTCTGACGATAGGAAAATTATGAAAATCATCCTCGCCGCTTTGCTATTATCAACTTTTGTTTCACCAGCTTATGCCATTCGTGCCGTGGTTATAAAAAAGGATCGCGTCCTTTTAGATCTGGAAGGTGAGTCCGTGCAAATCGGCGAAAAGCTTGGCGCTCGTGATGCAGATGGCAAAGCGCGGGCTCTTTTGGAAATCAAACAGGTCAAGAACAACAAAGCCGTCGCTGCTGTCGTCAAGGGCGCGATGACTCAAGATTATTCTTTAGAAAAGCTTTCGCGCGCTGCAAAGGCTTCACAAACGGCCAGCCGTGCTCCCCGGTCACAATCTGCTTGGGGACTGACCGGCGGTTACGCGATGAATACCATGAGTGTAAAACCGGCCAATGCTTCCAGCGTTTCCTTGTCGGGCTCTAGTTTTAATTTTTCTGGCTTTTATCAAATGCAATTGGATGGAAATATCAGTGCCCGCATTTTGGGTGGCTACGAATCTTTGCAAGCGTCGGGAACATCTTCATCCGCGTCCTGTACGGGCAGTACTAACTGTTCGGTAGAAATCGGTTATCTGGGCGTTGAAGCCTTGGTCCGCTACAGCTTTATTAAAACGAAAACACTTGAGTTCAATGCCGCTGCGGGATTGGGATTTCTTTTTGCGATGAATAAAAGCAGCAATGTTTTGGACACTAGCAAAATTTCCACGAATCAAACCATCGTGGTTTCCGTTGGGTTGGATTATCATTTAAGTCGCAATAACTTTGTCCCGATTCAGTTGGACTATGCGATGTTTCCAGATAATAACACCTCGTCTGCAAAGCAGATGATTCTTCGCGCGGGTTACGGCTTTAACTTCTAAAAAAGGCCCTTCGCGTCCGTAGCCCCCGTCATTTCGTTTTCGCAAGCCCAAAAGTGTCAATTTTTTGTTCGGCGAGAGAATGTTTTCATCCCACCAATAAAAGACTTATTATCACCTCAAAATTTGATAAATGAGAGCGGTTCTTTTGACGAAGGAGTCTCTCATGTTCAAAAAAATCTCTCTGACCGTCGCGATCGCTCTGACGCTTTCTGCTTGCGCCGAAACAGCGCAACAGGCGCAAGTGGAGCTGAGTGGTCAGCAAAAAGGTGTCATTGGCGGAGATAAAGTGGCCGCCAACAATCGTATCAGCCGTTCCACAGTTGGTCTGTACGATGAACAAGCTCAGGCTCTGTGCACCGGAACCTTGATTGCGCCAAACCTTGTCCTGACCGCCGCTCACTGTATTGAGCCCACCTCTGACAAAATGGTCGTACTTTTCGGACAGGAATTCAAAAATGCCCAGGCTTCGCAACTTCGCCCTGTGAGCAAAAAAATTCGCCACAGTCTTTACGGCGCCATGAAATCCGAAGATATGTATGACATCGCGATGATCCGTTTTGAAGGGACCCTTCCGGCGGGTTATGCACCAGCACCACTATTGACTGACTTTTCCCGAGTGCAAAAAAATACGGAAGTGGTCGTCGCCGGCTTCGGTTTAAACTGGGCTTGGGGAATTAAAAGAGGGGCCGGCAC from Bdellovibrio sp. ArHS encodes:
- a CDS encoding YceI family protein, with translation MKFFAALFITTALSAGAFAQSVTVDVILNPMGDFKAKTGAVTGQALIKGDEVSAENIVVDLRTLKTGVELRDKHTQKHLDTSAFPEAVLVSATGKAGKGKGKIKIKGVEKDIEGTYKVEGKTLQANFKLTLSDFGITDISYMGVGVEDEVTLNVAIPVK
- a CDS encoding outer membrane beta-barrel protein, coding for MKIILAALLLSTFVSPAYAIRAVVIKKDRVLLDLEGESVQIGEKLGARDADGKARALLEIKQVKNNKAVAAVVKGAMTQDYSLEKLSRAAKASQTASRAPRSQSAWGLTGGYAMNTMSVKPANASSVSLSGSSFNFSGFYQMQLDGNISARILGGYESLQASGTSSSASCTGSTNCSVEIGYLGVEALVRYSFIKTKTLEFNAAAGLGFLFAMNKSSNVLDTSKISTNQTIVVSVGLDYHLSRNNFVPIQLDYAMFPDNNTSSAKQMILRAGYGFNF
- a CDS encoding serine protease; this translates as MFKKISLTVAIALTLSACAETAQQAQVELSGQQKGVIGGDKVAANNRISRSTVGLYDEQAQALCTGTLIAPNLVLTAAHCIEPTSDKMVVLFGQEFKNAQASQLRPVSKKIRHSLYGAMKSEDMYDIAMIRFEGTLPAGYAPAPLLTDFSRVQKNTEVVVAGFGLNWAWGIKRGAGTLRTTTLKVKAPWNGSTEIMLDQSLRRGICSGDSGGPAYLDVNGQLHLLGVASRGDSLPIPLTPDCFILSVFTRVDAHTDWINQTAIELLK